The Ranitomeya imitator isolate aRanImi1 chromosome 3, aRanImi1.pri, whole genome shotgun sequence genome has a window encoding:
- the LOC138671227 gene encoding matrix metalloproteinase-18-like — MHCLPILLLSWAALSAAFPAASQEDLESKNANLAQKYLERFYDLKTSGRPVGRTKNSNPFVKKLEEMQQFFGLEVTGQLDKKTVEMMEKPRCGVHDIGDYSTVPKSSAWQKNDITYKIVNFTPDMPQADVESSIKRAFKVWSDVTPLTFTRVYDGDCDIEIKFVDGDHGDNSPFDGPNGILAHAFQPGPRIGGDTHFDEAETFTKTSHQYNLFLVAAHEFGHALGLHHSTDQGALMYPNYPNTDPNNFHLPQDDIDAIQSLYGKTSNPIQPTGPSTPTKCDPNLVIDAVTTLRGELFFFVNRFILRIHPRGGESDLLFIQSLWPSLPSDVDAAYENPISGDILVFKGDKYWTLDGFEVSQGPKSITKLGFPKNVKKIDAAVHAEHLGKTFFFVKNKYYSYDEDRKVMDEGFPKFIAKGFPGMRPGINAAFYYRGLLYFFQDSVQYEYNIDSKRIQQVLRSNSWMGC; from the exons ATGCACTGTCTCCCCATCCTGCTGCTGTCCTGGGCTGCGCTGTCTGCTGCCTTCccagcggcatcgcaagaagatctgGAAAGCAAAAATGCAAACTTGGCCCAG AAATACCTAGAACGGTTCTATGATTTGAAAACTTCTGGAAGACCCGTCGGAAGAACTAAGAACAGCAATCCATTCGTTAAAAAGCTTGAAGAAATGCAGCAGTTCTTTGGTCTGGAAGTGACTGGACAACTGGACAAGAAGACTGTAGAAATGATGGAGAAGCCTCGGTGCGGCGTTCATGACATCGGTGACTACAGCACCGTCCCTAAAAGTTCTGCATGGCAGAAAAACGATATCACCTACAA AATTGTGAATTTCACACCCGACATGCCACAAGCTGATGTGGAGTCCTCCATCAAAAGGGCGTTCAAAGTCTGGAGTGATGTGACCCCATTGACCTTCACTAGGGTCTACGATGGAGACTGTGATATTGAGATCAAATTTGTCGATGGAG ATCACGGTGATAACAGTCCATTTGATGGACCCAATGGAATTTTAGCTCATGCTTTCCAGCCTGGACCTCGTATTGGGGGTGATACTCACTTTGATGAAGCTGAAACATTTACAAAAACAAGCCATC AGTACAATTTGTTTCTGGTGGCTGCTCACGAATTTGGACATGCTCTTGGCCTTCATCACTCCACAGACCAAGGAGCTCTTATGTATCCCAATTACCCAAACACCGaccccaataatttccatctgcctCAAGATGACATTGATGCCATCCAGTCTCTCTATG GAAAGACATCAAATCCCATTCAGCCAACTGGACCTAGCACTCCTACCAAATGTGACCCTAACCTTGTCATTGATGCCGTGACTACTCTTCGAGGAGAGCTATTCTTTTTCGTAAACAG GTTCATACTTCGCATACACCCAAGAGGGGGAGAATCTGACTTACTTTTCATCCAGTCACTGTGGCCATCTTTACCCAGTgatgttgatgctgcctatgaaaaTCCAATTTCCGGGGATATTCTCGTTTTTAAAG GGGACAAATATTGGACTCTTGATGGTTTTGAAGTGTCCCAAGGACCCAAAAGTATCACCAAATTGGGATTTCCCAAAAACGTTAAAAAGATTGATGCTGCCGTTCATGCTGAGCATCTGGGCAAAACATTCTTCTTTGTGAAAAATAAGTACTATAG CTATGATGAAGACAgaaaagtcatggatgaaggatttCCAAAGTTTATTGCCAAAGGCTTCCCTGGAATGAGACCAGGAATTAATGCAGCATTTTATTACAGAG GTCTTCTTTACTTCTTCCAGGATTCAGTACAGTATGAATATAACATTGACTCCAAGAGAATCCAGCAAGTTCTCAGAAGTAACAGCTGGATGGGATGTTAA